In the genome of Siniperca chuatsi isolate FFG_IHB_CAS linkage group LG14, ASM2008510v1, whole genome shotgun sequence, the window AATCTGAGCTAGGGATGGGACGATATACGATTTTATCGCGGATCGGGATAAAAAAACACCCCAGCTAAGTTGATCGTGGTAAATTTCCATTATCGGGATAATCATGAATATCCTTGAAAAGCCCTATGCCAATGCCAGTTGGactttttttgttaaaggataattcctgtatttcttaagtcaggggtaaattatatatactgatggAATTGATGAAATTGCTGTCTGTaccatttgacatcatggtaaagaagtgaaaaatagagcctgatttaaaaaaaatacagggattattatcatgtaagaaaggacagactcacacaatgtttctattttttaattatttatttatcctttatttatgcagggggaccttttgatttatgattaccttaattagattgattgattgtttgtttttcactaaaaaggatgctcactaaaaagatgtgtcCTATCtatgatgcaataaaaatatttttcttaacTAAATTtaaggtaaagtgattccagtatgttttagtgccattttaatagttttaagcatattttgatgattattggGTTAATATCGTGAATAgcaattattttggccaggataatcgtgacatgaaattttcaaaTCGTCCCATGCCTAGTCTGAGCTCTCAGCCTCAGGTGTACTTACTCAGGTTCAGCAATTTGTCAGCCTCAACATTAGCATGTCAACATGCCCACAGCTAGCATGATTGTTAAAATGgtaacatgctaacatcagcatgtaagtGTAACGTGCATACGGTtatcatgttaacatgctgtagtatagtatagtatgtaagcatgctaactgTAAACTGTGTCAGCATGAATCTTACAGTAGGCTGATGAGGATTTGGTCAGTTGTTTTAGAAGTATTCTGTCATGAAGTGAAAAATGTGACCTATTGGCGAGAGTCTGGGGAtaaccaaagtcagtaggattcatcctctggggaccatgaaaatttgtaccaaatttcaaaGCAATCTGTCCAATATTTCACTCATGTTTTGAGTGAATAGATGAAGATGAATGATGAACATCAGCTTTTGTGTGACTGACAAGAAAATTCTGTCTACGCTGCCCCTCACTCTTCCAGCCAGACAGGTGGCAAAGAACACAGCAAAGCGAGTGCCCGGCATCACCATGCATTCGCCCTCAGGCTGTAGCTCCCCAAGCCAGGAGTTCTCACCAGGTGACCCACTCGAGTGCTTGACATTGGATCTTGTATCGACAAAGAATGTAAGTCACCGAAGGTCCAAAGATATTTATGGTCTGCCCTACTTTTCAATAATCATACCTCTTCTTGTTTGCTGGTATTTTTAGTAGGTGTAATGTTTATGTTAAGAATCTGTACTTCTCTCAAGATTACTGCAGATCAGTCAGTTTTCCTCTTTAAGCTGTGCCTCATGTTTAGATTTGCTTCAGTAATTTGCTATTTTCACGTTATTGTAAAAACCAGAAACTTTGTGCTATGGCTGTGGCCCACTGTTAGACTCGGTAATGTGTAAATTATCCTGCGTATTAACGATTAAAAGTAACTTGCCAGCACTGCTATAAGGCATAAAAACAGGATTAgtatattactttattaattatCTTTAGGAAAGGGGTCGAATATTTCTGACCATTCCCTTAAAAGGGAACACATTGGAGACACTCAAGAGAGTTGATTACAGGTTGATCATTGAAAGCATTCCTAGATTGGAATGGCAGTATGACTCCATGTTTCCCGCTCTCTGTCTCTAGGCTTCAGGATCAGGCAGATTAATGACAATTCTTGAGTCTTCTGGACTTGGGAATGATGACATCAGCCACGGATCACTTCTGGATGACCCCACCCAAAAGAAGCTCTTGGGCCAGAAAgccacaccaccaccatctccacTCCTGTCAGAGTTACTGAAGAAAGGCAGTATCTTGGCCACAAATTCCAGACTGGTATGTGGAGGGGACTTACTGTATTTTTCCAACAGTGCCAAGCTCTGTAATTGATATTTTCAAGTCTGCAAGGCATCCCATCTTCATCTCATCATTTGTAGTGTTACTGTACGTTTAGGAagtatttaataattttgtctTCTATTCTGTTTAGTGGTTTTGGTAGTTGTGGTTTGTTTTGCCAATTGTATTaagattttagtcatttttgcaaatgtatttaattaggAATACAGAAATATTGTTGACACCCAGTCTGTTATCACCTCCGTGTTAGGATTTTCACTCAGTAGATTTGCTCAAGCTTTGTAAAGATGGATGGGGTGCATGTGTGAACAACTCTCTTTAGTTAATTCCACTCCATTTTGAATGGGGTTCAGGTGTTGTCTTAGTCTGTGCTACACAAGGTCATTCATATTCCTGTTTGAAGCCATTGCACTGCATTCCTGTTGTGACTATTATGTTGTGACTTCTATCTGTGGTCATATGCACTCTGAAGCCTATCCTTAacaaattttctgtttttttaaacaggagTTGTTCTTTCTACCCTTAAAAGTCTAAGAGGCTGTGCCCCTGAAACAGTACATTCAATTAGGAAATAATTTGCCTTGCTTTCTTGAAATTAGTTGACTtgaaaaaatataatgtatCATTTGAAGAGTTATCACATCGCTAAAtctattttgcatttgtttttatgaatttaAGGCTATATTTCTGTTGGtcatgcacttttttttttaccgccAAGCCTTTTGTCATATGTCATCAGTAGTTTCTGCATGGCAAGATTTCCCATTGCAGCTGTCATTCAGTCAGTCCCTGACCAAGGTTCTTCTTGAATGGTTGCTGGACAGTTACCTCCTGGAGTTGTTCGGCTTGTTTCATTTGTTGTCATTTCCATCTGATGAATCCTACTATGCTCTTGTGAAATCCCAGCATGTCAGAATAAGTTTGTCCTTCAGTAGATCTCCTCACATTCTGTAACGTTTCTGCTCTGACATGAAGTGCTGCCTGTAGGGCCCACtgtataaacatacacacagggaTTCCAGTCAAATTGTAGAAATATTTGTACTATTTATAAAAACTATGTAGTGTACATATAAAATTCACTTTGACAAAATGGATTATTATGTGTGAATTGCCAACAAAATTTctgatttaactttttttttaatataggcTGGAACACAAATAATGATACTTGATGTGCACTTTAtgtacaagaaaacaaaaaatatacatgtaaaatgtttgacatgcatgtatgtgtttatatccCAGATTGGGGAGGGTGACGTGTCCACCGCTAATATGACAGGAGTACATGACCTGCAGCTGGCTCCGCCTAGTCAACTACTCTCTCAGGCAACAGGTACAGATACAGTGTTCATGACTGATAAAACGTATTCACCCCATTTGACTCACAGTGTGTACAGTTAATTTTCTTgacactgatcaacagaaacttcattgcaaagtgaaaacaaacGTCTCAAACTATAATTGATTGCATAAGATTTAATGCTaatcaaaacaatatttagttgAATCCCCCTTTGACACCGAAAAAAAAGTCCAAGAGGGTTGAATACTGTTTATAGGCATTCTGTCTttactttatgttttatatttgttttactcCTTGAAtcttaaatgtatgtatgcttTCTATACAAAAGTGCTACTATTGTCTAAGCTGTTTGCCCATACATTGGCTAGCTGaaagcctctgctgctttgtctCTACTCTGCActttgtgtgttaatgtgtatgAATGCTTGCATGGCAGGTGCCCCGATGTTGTCTCGTCTCCTGGAGGCAGGTCCCACCCAGTTTTCTGCCCCGTTAGGTTTCATGGTCAGTGCAGACTCAGCCTCCATTACCCCTCTCTCCGCTGCCACTCCTGCTCCTGTTGACTCTACTGCCTCAGCAAGTACAGGTCTGTCCACTTTATATTGTATCCAAACCACTCAGTGCTCAATCCACAGCCTAAACCTCCCCATATCCTTAATGTCACCTGCTTTGTAGCTAGAGAATTTCATTTCAGACCTTCACTTTGTTGGCCATTTCAAAGATGTAATATAATGTTATAACCACAGCAGTTAAAGGTCACAAGTAAAtgtttaccaaaataaaagcaaacaagaGTTCAGATGCGTTGTggttaaaatttaaatacaagCTAATGATAAAGGTTAAGTATACtgtgaaatagaaaatgaatgctTTTACAAACTGCTACTGctagtttaaaaatgtatcttggaaaaaaaattgaaaatcaGTTGTCTGTTTGCAGAGGTGGATGTGATGGTGCTGTCTGTGCACCCTGGATGCCATCCTGTCTCTGTAGAGGATAAGGGGTCACAGCTCAGTGAGGAGGATGTGACTGCGTCCTACATAGGGGATGAGCTGGACCTGAAGACGGTGGGGGACATTATCGCCATCATTGAGGACAAGGTGCAAAATCTATAATTCCTGCTTGaggttttaaaggaaaattaagttattttaaaatgtgggTATTTTCATTTGGGTCATTAATCTAGTGAGTTATGATAACAGTTTACTCTCCAACATCACTGCTGAGAtttaactttagattttttaaGATGGTGAGTCATCTCTTCTTCTACAGGCAGATGAGAGTGCAGAGGCTTTGGATGCAGCCGCAGTTGAGGCTGCTCTGTCACTGTGTGAGGAGAACGGCCATGCTTTGTCTGGTGCCTGGGAGTCTGGGCCTTTCCAGCACCATGAGTCTCACCCTGCAGTGCCCACAGGGGTCCCACAGTCCTCATCTCTTCACAGTAGCCTGGAGGGGAAGACAGAAGTGTTAGACATTCAGGGTGGGACTTCAGcttcactctcctctctgtgcaaCAGTCAAGATAACTGTCTCGCAGCATTCCCCAGGGGACTAAGGAGCCTTCCTcccacctcctcatcctcatgcAACTCAAAGAGTTTGGAGCACTGCCACACTGGAGCACCTCCACAGCCTGAGGCAAtgagagagactggagagagggTGCACCAGAATAGCCAAATTTCATTGGATGTTACCATAAAATGTGAGAGTGAGAAGTGGGCACAGCAAAGACCTGATAAACCCCATGGAGGTATGCACACCCATGCATAAATACTAGTATTCACTTGCTTCATAACATGCAGTTTGCATGCAACTATGCATTTTGCATAACCATTTCCTTCTTATTATTCATCTTTACTATCTTGGCAGACTCAGTATTAGAAGATAGCCCACTGACAGAAAGGCATCCCAAGGTATAGCACCCAACGAGGACAGAGCGAACATGATGCTTGCAATTGCTGTACTGACGTGCCTAGCTCCACAGTACTCCTGCACTGTAAGTTCTGTTTGAACCTCTCTGCATTTTTCTACATCTTTGCAGGAGATGAAGACGGAGGATGGAATAAGTGTTAGGCGAGGACAGAATGCCTCAGGGACTAAAGTGCACATGGAGGTCAACGGGCCAGAAGTGTGTGGAGAAGAAGAGGGTGATGGGGGAGAGGGATTCTTGTCAGAGCCAGATGGGGAGATGGAGCTAGAACCTGCAGCCAGCGAGAGTGAGGATGGATACAGCCTCCACACGGCTTCCTcgtctctgcagctccacacGACCGCCGACTCCATCCCCAGCAGCCCTGCCTCATCGCAGTTGTGAGTGAAACACATTCAGGCACACACAGCAAGGAAAGTTGTCAGTTGTGAGCGATGGTGGTGAAGTTGCGCCCTTGATGATGCTAATGATGTTGTGTAAgcagattttctttcatttctgtcaACTAGCAACAGGATGTTTCACTGTGTTATGCTGCAGATCAGGTTCTGCTTGATAATACTTTTTTTATGATGCTTATGTTTGTACTACCTTCCTTCTTACATACCCTTATTGTGCAGTTCTGTGTGCAGTGAGGACCTGGAAGCTTTACAGGCTCACAAGATCTGGAAGAAAGCCATTATGCTGGTGTGGcgtgcagcagccaatcacaggtcAGAATATGACTCTTAATACGAACACTAGCCACTGATGCTCAGCCTctgatttatttccatttttttattctttgtatCATTTCTGAAACATGTTATTTATGTGAACCTGTTGTAGGTATGCAAATGTATTCCTGCAGCCAGTAACAGATGAAATTGCACCTGGGTACCACGGTATTGTGCACAGGTAAGCCCATGTTTGCTGTGGTCATATTTTATGGCTATTTTCATCTCACTTATAGTTTTCGTAGTGGTTACTTGTCATATTGCTCATGCAGAGTGAAAATCTTACATCACAAAAATATCGACTTTGCAgacactaaaaaaaacaaccttgtttTTGCTGGATGACATTGGTTTATTGACATTCTCCAATCAGGAGCCGCTCATCAGATCACACAGACTTGACTGTCTTTTCATCACTCTAACCCCCGCTTTGCTCTTCACTTCTACAGGCCCATGGACCTGGCCTCCATAAAAAAGAACATTGAGACTGGTTTGATACGGACCACCGCTGAGTTCCAGAGGGACATCATGCTGATGTTTCAGAATGCGGTCATGTACAACAGCCTGGATCATGACGTGTACCACATGGCTCTGGAGATGCAGCGTGATGTCCTGGAGCAGATCCAGCAGTTTCTAGCCACCCAGCTCATCATGGAGACATCAGAGTCTGGTATCAGCGCCAAGAGCCTGAGGGGCCGTGAGAACACACGCAAACAGGACTCTACTGACAAGGTGCTTCACTAGAATTTTGACAAAAGCAGAGAGTACAGAAGAAGAGACAAGGGTGAGACAACAGGCTGTTTTAAAAGTAGAAGAAAGTGATTCTAAAGTAGATCTGCCtgccattttccaaagcatgaCATTAGATTTTAGAATGATATCCTTTCAGGTAGCCATTGGTTTCGTATGCTCtcaaaatcaacttgcagagacttcaAACATTCATGTAATAGGTAATCCATCATAGTAAAAATCTTTTTCTCAGaggtcaacattttttttatatgcaaGAATCAACCAAATTCATATTGTCCTTTTCACAATgctgttgtttattgtttatcttATGGCTGTGACTTTTCAGACATCAGTTAATGAATGCAGTTATTTAAACGGAAAACCTTTTTTAGCCGACTCTAATCTTGGATGGCGGATTATCTTTGAATGCATTACTATACCAAAAAAAAGACACTACATTCACTGTGGTGGTACTGTATGTATCTCAAACAAGTTTCAAACCAACGGTTGAccagaaagcaaaaaaacacgttatgctttggaaaatggtagGCAATAATGTATGATGCAATAATGTAAAGACCATTACTGACAACTATTTACCAAAGCATACAGTAAGTTTTTACATTGATATTCTACCTTCAAGAAAGCTCttgttttccattaatttcaCGACAGAATGAAAATGAACTGCCAGATAATTGGCCTGATGAATCAcaattgatatatatatatatatatttgtcaaagatgcatttttttttgcatgataATGATGTGACTGAGTGAAGAAttgctaatgttaatgttggaGATTTGTACTAGAACTTgaatacagaaacaaatgagGAACACCTACATTACAGCTACATTACCATACCACAATAATGtcactttgacaaaacaaaataagactGACTAAATATTTAGATTTCTTTATATTCTGTAAGTCACCCTGATGAGGGCCCTGCACCAAAACGCTTTAGTAAACACCTAGTTGCCTGgtgaagtatattttgatgacAAATGACCTATGTGAAGCAATGTTAAATGTTGATATTTCATAGTGTACTGATGTTCACTGAAACCAGTAGTTGACTGGAAGGTAGGAGACGATTGTAAAACTTGAATCTATGTCTGTAGTATATGTTGTATGTAGttaatgagtaaaaaaaaacatgctggcATGTTCCTTAAAAAATATAGAGAAAGATaatagataataaaaaatatggaTGAGTAGTGCAATTGCAGTGCAGCGAGGAAGTGAATAGTAAACGTTTCAAATGGCCATGCAGTAATATACCAATTTATGTAGATGTGTTCTCCTAAAGCTCATTTCAACCTTTCCTTTTGCTGAATATACTTTGTGTTGTATCTTTCTTGGCATTATTTTGCTTCCTCTGCACTTTTGCAGCTCTGATATACATAATTTTCCTCTTACAGGACACTGTCTCCATGTCCTCTCCTGccttcctcctttctctttttgtaaGTACCCATCCTACAGCCTTTAAAactttccccctctttcttgTCCTTTTCTTCCTGAAgcaaacagaataaaaactacaatagctgtatatttcaaaacaaaggaaaaactcatTAATGTAGAGCTGAACTTGAACAAATATGAGGAAAGTCATACGTGACTTCAATATCTTGAAGCACAACTTGTTTGTTAAGTGAAGCACTGGTGTCAgttaagtcacatgctttgaTTGAAGACTAAATGTGGTCTAATagttttcttcctttctttgaCTGTAGGATGGAGGCACCAGAGGGCGCCGTTGTGCCATAGAAGCTGACCTCAAGATGAAGAAATGAACATGCAGTATAAAAAATGTATCCGACAGTGTCCCCGAGTTGAAGTGAAAGGTGTGATAACACAAGACTGAACTTATTTTGTCAGTTGCACAGATTCTCACTCTGCGTAATGTGCAGTGTAACCTTCACTTGCACTCTACATTGAATAGGTAGACTAATGTGGAGAAGCTCATTTCTTCTGAGACATACAGACATGGATTACATTCTGTATAATCCCAGATTACAAAGGGGCATTCAGAAAGACTAGGTCAAACCTTTCATAGACGTAGCTGCAGATCAATAAGATTTAGCCTGCTTTGAATTACATCAGGTTGTATAAATGAAGATCAAAGTTACTCTTAGCCTACAAACAGGCTGAAATGAAGCCTACAGTGGGCCTGGTTGAACTTCAGATTAGTGTGGTTGGTTTTACATattatatttctcaaaatcaGAGGCCAAAGAGTCTGATTAATCTAGAATTTCTGAATGATCAGGGGGGCACAAACTAAtttcaaacagaaacattttcattgctGGTATAAAATCagttgagtttttttatttagttttctaattttaaaaactttcagatcatttttaaatatggcTGTATCGTTTGTGATGAATTGATTTTTATCTATGCTACACTTCCTGTGAAACAGTACCTACATGCATATTCGAGTCACCTTCAGTATTTTTGAGAAAACGTCACGTTAATAAACTGTTTTGTGGATgtttaaacaataaaacttcATAAAGAGCCCTCAACCCAATATGTTAAGCTTGAATTTGCACAAAACTATTTCACAATACCAACGCAAAACACACCACAGCAGTAACCAGGGCAGTTATTTGCTACTGTTGAAGTGCTCATCTGCTTTCTCAAATCTGACCGTGCTGTTTAAGAGCTGTCCAATCAAAAACGTTCAAGCAGGGGTTGTGTGCAAAAATCAGTGAGAAAAATTTGTTGGCATTTCATATTCTTattttttgaaatataaaagtCTGCTTTGCCTAATTCATGACGTTGAtgtttaatgtactgtatgtcagtagGAAAACCTTTCTCAGGAATGGGTTTAAGCAGCCGAGGCCACATGGCACGAAGCTGTTAAGAGTTAAGAGTGAGCATTACAAGTGAAATAAGTTACCACTGTTGTGTTTCCTAGAACTTCTCTGTTACATAGCGATGGGACACATCATCTTCCACAAAGCACCCACTCTGGTGTACgaccaatgaaaatgaaagattttGCATTTGGCTTTTGTTATGTTCAGTGTTATATAAACTGGCCTGATCAATAAAACTTATTCGTAGTTTTTATTGAACCAGAGCCATCTCATTTATAGGATGCCACgttgttgctgttgtgtctTCGCTCATTTCTGTTGAATGTGCAAatacattgtgttcatgttttcattagGACCACCTCCACTGACTTTGCAAAGTGAAAGGATAAACGaatgtttttctatttctgttaaATTCAGACATCTCTCATTGGCATCAAGCAAAGGTGTATTAGTTTGACAGCTCAAATGTTGACTAAATGctgtcaaacagaaaaaaagtaagATACTATCTCAAGTTGTACATCTAGTCTGTGAAATAAGTCAAATATCTTACCAACTCTTATGTTCAAGGAATCAATTGGACAGATCACGTGAAGGCCACAGTGCAAATGTACAGAAACATTAAAGCCTTCGGGCAcgctttactgtatgtgtgat includes:
- the brd8a gene encoding bromodomain-containing protein 8 isoform X1, producing the protein MGCRDDRKMANGVGKHKLLVIGPTEPWSVREKLCLATSVMKSGDQNWVSVSRAIKPFAEPGRPPDWFSQKHCASKYSELLETTEAPKRKRGEKGEVVETVEDVIVRRLTADRIDELKKLIKETQEKHRKLKREAELIQAGHLDSKLEELWEEILQKKKLEEEAELKRKNTDATYQARQVAKNTAKRVPGITMHSPSGCSSPSQEFSPGDPLECLTLDLVSTKNASGSGRLMTILESSGLGNDDISHGSLLDDPTQKKLLGQKATPPPSPLLSELLKKGSILATNSRLIGEGDVSTANMTGVHDLQLAPPSQLLSQATGAPMLSRLLEAGPTQFSAPLGFMVSADSASITPLSAATPAPVDSTASASTEVDVMVLSVHPGCHPVSVEDKGSQLSEEDVTASYIGDELDLKTVGDIIAIIEDKADESAEALDAAAVEAALSLCEENGHALSGAWESGPFQHHESHPAVPTGVPQSSSLHSSLEGKTEVLDIQGGTSASLSSLCNSQDNCLAAFPRGLRSLPPTSSSSCNSKSLEHCHTGAPPQPEAMRETGERVHQNSQISLDVTIKCESEKWAQQRPDKPHGDSVLEDSPLTERHPKEMKTEDGISVRRGQNASGTKVHMEVNGPEVCGEEEGDGGEGFLSEPDGEMELEPAASESEDGYSLHTASSSLQLHTTADSIPSSPASSQFSVCSEDLEALQAHKIWKKAIMLVWRAAANHRYANVFLQPVTDEIAPGYHGIVHRPMDLASIKKNIETGLIRTTAEFQRDIMLMFQNAVMYNSLDHDVYHMALEMQRDVLEQIQQFLATQLIMETSESGISAKSLRGRENTRKQDSTDKDTVSMSSPAFLLSLFDGGTRGRRCAIEADLKMKK
- the brd8a gene encoding bromodomain-containing protein 8 isoform X3, translated to MGCRDDRKMANGVGKHKLLVIGPTEPWSVREKLCLATSVMKSGDQNWVSVSRAIKPFAEPGRPPDWFSQKHCASKYSELLETTEAPKRKRGEKGEVVETVEDVIVRRLTADRIDELKKLIKETQEKHRKLKREAELIQAGHLDSKLEELWEEILQKKKLEEEAELKRKNTDATYQARQVAKNTAKRVPGITMHSPSGCSSPSQEFSPGDPLECLTLDLVSTKNASGSGRLMTILESSGLGNDDISHGSLLDDPTQKKLLGQKATPPPSPLLSELLKKGSILATNSRLIGEGDVSTANMTGVHDLQLAPPSQLLSQATGAPMLSRLLEAGPTQFSAPLGFMVSADSASITPLSAATPAPVDSTASASTEVDVMVLSVHPGCHPVSVEDKGSQLSEEDVTASYIGDELDLKTVGDIIAIIEDKADESAEALDAAAVEAALSLCEENGHALSGAWESGPFQHHESHPAVPTGVPQSSSLHSSLEGKTEVLDIQGGTSASLSSLCNSQDNCLAAFPRGLRSLPPTSSSSCNSKSLEHCHTGAPPQPEAMRETGERVHQNSQISLDVTIKCESEKWAQQRPDKPHGDSVLEDSPLTERHPKEMKTEDGISVRRGQNASGTKVHMEVNGPEVCGEEEGDGGEGFLSEPDGEMELEPAASESEDGYSLHTASSSLQLHTTADSIPSSPASSQFSVCSEDLEALQAHKIWKKAIMLVWRAAANHRYANVFLQPVTDEIAPGYHGIVHRPMDLASIKKNIETGLIRTTAEFQRDIMLMFQNAVMYNSLDHDVYHMALEMQRDVLEQIQQFLATQLIMETSESGISAKSLRGRENTRKQDSTDKDGGTRGRRCAIEADLKMKK
- the brd8a gene encoding bromodomain-containing protein 8 isoform X4 yields the protein MGCRDDRKMANGVGKHKLLVIGPTEPWVSVSRAIKPFAEPGRPPDWFSQKHCASKYSELLETTEAPKRKRGEKGEVVETVEDVIVRRLTADRIDELKKLIKETQEKHRKLKREAELIQAGHLDSKLEELWEEILQKKKLEEEAELKRKNTDATYQARQVAKNTAKRVPGITMHSPSGCSSPSQEFSPGDPLECLTLDLVSTKNASGSGRLMTILESSGLGNDDISHGSLLDDPTQKKLLGQKATPPPSPLLSELLKKGSILATNSRLIGEGDVSTANMTGVHDLQLAPPSQLLSQATGAPMLSRLLEAGPTQFSAPLGFMVSADSASITPLSAATPAPVDSTASASTEVDVMVLSVHPGCHPVSVEDKGSQLSEEDVTASYIGDELDLKTVGDIIAIIEDKADESAEALDAAAVEAALSLCEENGHALSGAWESGPFQHHESHPAVPTGVPQSSSLHSSLEGKTEVLDIQGGTSASLSSLCNSQDNCLAAFPRGLRSLPPTSSSSCNSKSLEHCHTGAPPQPEAMRETGERVHQNSQISLDVTIKCESEKWAQQRPDKPHGDSVLEDSPLTERHPKEMKTEDGISVRRGQNASGTKVHMEVNGPEVCGEEEGDGGEGFLSEPDGEMELEPAASESEDGYSLHTASSSLQLHTTADSIPSSPASSQFSVCSEDLEALQAHKIWKKAIMLVWRAAANHRYANVFLQPVTDEIAPGYHGIVHRPMDLASIKKNIETGLIRTTAEFQRDIMLMFQNAVMYNSLDHDVYHMALEMQRDVLEQIQQFLATQLIMETSESGISAKSLRGRENTRKQDSTDKDTVSMSSPAFLLSLFDGGTRGRRCAIEADLKMKK
- the brd8a gene encoding bromodomain-containing protein 8 isoform X5, whose amino-acid sequence is MGCRDDRKMANGVGKHKLLVIGPTEPWSVREKLCLATSVMKSGDQNWVSVSRAIKPFAEPGRPPDWFSQKHCASKYSELLETTEAPKRKRGEKGEVVETVEDVIVRRLTADRIDELKKLIKETQEKHRKLKREAELIQAGHLDSKLEELWEEILQKKKLEEEAELKRKNTDATYQARQVAKNTAKRVPGITMHSPSGCSSPSQEFSPGDPLECLTLDLVSTKNASGSGRLMTILESSGLGNDDISHGSLLDDPTQKKLLGQKATPPPSPLLSELLKKGSILATNSRLIGEGDVSTANMTGVHDLQLAPPSQLLSQATGAPMLSRLLEAGPTQFSAPLGFMVSADSASITPLSAATPAPVDSTASASTEVDVMVLSVHPGCHPVSVEDKGSQLSEEDVTASYIGDELDLKTVGDIIAIIEDKADESAEALDAAAVEAALSLCEENGHALSGAWESGPFQHHESHPAVPTGVPQSSSLHSSLEGKTEVLDIQGGTSASLSSLCNSQDNCLAAFPRGLRSLPPTSSSSCNSKSLEHCHTGAPPQPEAMRETGERVHQNSQISLDVTIKCESEKWAQQRPDKPHGDSVLEDSPLTERHPKEMKTEDGISVRRGQNASGTKVHMEVNGPEVCGEEEGDGGEGFLSEPDGEMELEPAASESEDGYSLHTASSSLQLHTTADSIPSSPASSQFSVCSEDLEALQAHKIWKKAIMLVWRAAANHRYANVFLQPVTDEIAPGYHGIVHRPMDLASIKKNIETGLIRTTAEFQRDIMLMFQNAVMYNSLDHDVYHMALEMQRDVLEQIQQFLATQLIMETSESGISAKSLRGRENTRKQDSTDKVLH
- the brd8a gene encoding bromodomain-containing protein 8 isoform X2, which translates into the protein MINNVSDYKHKLLVIGPTEPWSVREKLCLATSVMKSGDQNWVSVSRAIKPFAEPGRPPDWFSQKHCASKYSELLETTEAPKRKRGEKGEVVETVEDVIVRRLTADRIDELKKLIKETQEKHRKLKREAELIQAGHLDSKLEELWEEILQKKKLEEEAELKRKNTDATYQARQVAKNTAKRVPGITMHSPSGCSSPSQEFSPGDPLECLTLDLVSTKNASGSGRLMTILESSGLGNDDISHGSLLDDPTQKKLLGQKATPPPSPLLSELLKKGSILATNSRLIGEGDVSTANMTGVHDLQLAPPSQLLSQATGAPMLSRLLEAGPTQFSAPLGFMVSADSASITPLSAATPAPVDSTASASTEVDVMVLSVHPGCHPVSVEDKGSQLSEEDVTASYIGDELDLKTVGDIIAIIEDKADESAEALDAAAVEAALSLCEENGHALSGAWESGPFQHHESHPAVPTGVPQSSSLHSSLEGKTEVLDIQGGTSASLSSLCNSQDNCLAAFPRGLRSLPPTSSSSCNSKSLEHCHTGAPPQPEAMRETGERVHQNSQISLDVTIKCESEKWAQQRPDKPHGDSVLEDSPLTERHPKEMKTEDGISVRRGQNASGTKVHMEVNGPEVCGEEEGDGGEGFLSEPDGEMELEPAASESEDGYSLHTASSSLQLHTTADSIPSSPASSQFSVCSEDLEALQAHKIWKKAIMLVWRAAANHRYANVFLQPVTDEIAPGYHGIVHRPMDLASIKKNIETGLIRTTAEFQRDIMLMFQNAVMYNSLDHDVYHMALEMQRDVLEQIQQFLATQLIMETSESGISAKSLRGRENTRKQDSTDKDTVSMSSPAFLLSLFDGGTRGRRCAIEADLKMKK
- the brd8a gene encoding bromodomain-containing protein 8 isoform X6; the encoded protein is MGRNSAEEETGGRSRVEKKKHRCYLSGQVAKNTAKRVPGITMHSPSGCSSPSQEFSPGDPLECLTLDLVSTKNASGSGRLMTILESSGLGNDDISHGSLLDDPTQKKLLGQKATPPPSPLLSELLKKGSILATNSRLIGEGDVSTANMTGVHDLQLAPPSQLLSQATGAPMLSRLLEAGPTQFSAPLGFMVSADSASITPLSAATPAPVDSTASASTEVDVMVLSVHPGCHPVSVEDKGSQLSEEDVTASYIGDELDLKTVGDIIAIIEDKADESAEALDAAAVEAALSLCEENGHALSGAWESGPFQHHESHPAVPTGVPQSSSLHSSLEGKTEVLDIQGGTSASLSSLCNSQDNCLAAFPRGLRSLPPTSSSSCNSKSLEHCHTGAPPQPEAMRETGERVHQNSQISLDVTIKCESEKWAQQRPDKPHGDSVLEDSPLTERHPKEMKTEDGISVRRGQNASGTKVHMEVNGPEVCGEEEGDGGEGFLSEPDGEMELEPAASESEDGYSLHTASSSLQLHTTADSIPSSPASSQFSVCSEDLEALQAHKIWKKAIMLVWRAAANHRYANVFLQPVTDEIAPGYHGIVHRPMDLASIKKNIETGLIRTTAEFQRDIMLMFQNAVMYNSLDHDVYHMALEMQRDVLEQIQQFLATQLIMETSESGISAKSLRGRENTRKQDSTDKDTVSMSSPAFLLSLFDGGTRGRRCAIEADLKMKK